The following proteins are co-located in the Anas platyrhynchos isolate ZD024472 breed Pekin duck chromosome 1, IASCAAS_PekinDuck_T2T, whole genome shotgun sequence genome:
- the LUM gene encoding lumican, protein MTLNSLHIFLVLISGIFCQYDYGPADDYGYDPFGPSSAVCAPECNCPLSYPTAMYCDNLKLKTIPIVPSGIKYLYLRNNMIEGIEENTFDNVTDLQWLILDHNHLENSKIKGRVFSKLKHLKKLHINYNNLTEAVGPLPKTLDDLQLSHNKITKVNPSALEGLANLTVIHLQNNQLKADSISGAFKGLNSLLYLDLSFNRLTKLPTGLPHSLLMLYFDNNQISNIPDEYFQGFKTLQYLRLSHNKLTDSGIPGNVFNITSLVELDLSFNQLKSIPTVSENLENFYLQVNKINKFPLSSFCKVVGPLTYSKITHLRLDGNNLTRADLPQEMYNCLRVAAEISLE, encoded by the exons ATGACTTTAAACTCACTGCACATTTTTCTGGTATTGATTAGTGGCATTTTTTGCCAGTATGATTATGGTCCTGCAGATGATTATGGTTATGATCCTTTTGGGCCATCCTCAGCAGTCTGTGCTCCAGAATGTAATTGTCCTTTAAGCTACCCTACTGCAATGTATTGTGACAATCTTAAACTGAAAACCATTCCAATTGTACCAAGTGGAATAAAATACCTTTATCTTCGAAACAATATGATTGAGGGCattgaagaaaatacatttgatAATGTAACAGACCTACAATGGCTTATCCTAGATCACAACCATTTGGAAAATTCAAAAATTAAGGGAAGAGTCTTCTCTAAACTAAAGCATCTGAAGAAACTTCACATTAATTACAACAATTTGACTGAAGCTGTTGGACCACTCCCAAAAACTCTGGATGACCTGCAATTAAGTCACAACAAGATCACAAAAGTTAATCCCAGTGCACTTGAGGGGCTGGCAAATCTGACTGTCATTCACCTCCAGAACAACCAGCTGAAAGCAGATTCTATTTCTGGGGCATTTAAAGGACTGAATTCACTTTTGTATCTTGACTTAAGCTTCAATCGACTCACAAAGCTACCAACAGGACTGCCTCACTCCTTGCTTATGCTGTATTTTGACAATAACCAGATCTCCAACATTCCTGATGAGTATTTCCAAGGTTTTAAAACCCTGCAATATTTACGTTTATCCCACAATAAATTAACAGATTCTGGAATACCAGGCAACGTCTTCAATATCACATCACTGGTTGAGTTGGATCTCTCCTTCAATCAGCTGAAGAGCATTCCAACTGTCAGTGAGAATCTTGAAAACTTCTACCTCCAAGTCAACAAAATTAACA AGTTCCCACTGAGCAGTTTCTGTAAGGTTGTTGGACCATTGACCTATTCCAAGATCACACATTTGCGCCTGGATGGAAACAATCTCACTCGGGCTGACCTGCCACAGGAGATGTACAACTGCCTTCGGGTGGCTGCCGAGATCTCACTGGAGTGA
- the KERA gene encoding keratocan has translation MTLKVCPSLLLLFLAHSVWTRTVRQVYDDLDPEHWSHYTSECPQECFCPPSFPNALYCDNKGLKEIPAIPARIWYLYLQNNLIETISDKPFVNATHLRWINLNKNKITNSGIESGVLSKLKRLLYLFLEDNELEEVPAPLPVGLEQLRLARNKISRIPEGVFSNLENLTMLDLHQNNLLDSALQSDTFQGLNSLMQLNIAKNSLKKMPLSIPANTLQLFLDNNSIEVIPENYFSAIPKVTFLRLNYNKLSDDGIPPNGFNVSSILDLQLSHNQLTKIPPINARLEHLHLDHNRIKSVNGTQICPVSITVAEDYGFYGNIPRLRYLRLDGNEIQPPIPLDIMICFRLLQAVVI, from the exons ATGACTCTAAAAGTCTGTCCAAGCCTTTTGCTCTTATTCTTAGCTCATTCTGTGTGGACTCGAACTGTGAGACAAGTTTATGATGACCTGGATCCTGAACATTGGTCTCACTACACTTCTGAGTGTCCACAAGAATGTTTTTGTCCTCCTAGTTTCCCCAATGCATTATACTGTGATAACAAAGGTCTTAAAGAAATACCTGCAATCCCAGCAAGAATTTGGTACCTCTATCTTCAAAACAACCTAATTGAAACAATTTCAGATAAGCCTTTTGTGAATGCCACTCATCTGAGGTGGATAAATCtgaataagaataaaattacCAACAGTGGAATTGAGAGTGGTGTGCTGAGCAAGCTGAAAAGGTTGCTTTACTTGTTCCTTGAAGATAATGAATTGGAAGAGGTGCCTGCTCCATTACCAGTGGGCTTGGAACAGCTAAGGCTGGCTAGAAACAAAATCTCCAGAATCCCAGAAGGAGTCTTCAGCAACTTGGAAAACCTCACTATGTTAGATCTGCACCAGAACAATTTGTTGGACAGCGCTCTTCAAAGTGACACCTTCCAAGGACTCAACAGTCTTATGCAACTCAACATAGCAAAAAATTCCCTTAAAAAGATGCCTTTAAGCATTCCAGCTAACACACTGCAGCTATTTTTAGACAACAACTCCATTGAAGTGATACCAGAAAACTACTTCAGTGCAATACCCAAAGTGACGTTCCTTAGGCTGAACTATAATAAGTTATCTGACGATGGTATTCCCCCAAATGGGTTTAATGTTTCATCTATTCTAGACTTACAGCTGTCTCATAACCAGCTCACTAAAATTCCACCTATCAATGCTCGTCTTGAGCACCTTCACCTTGATCACAACAGAATCAAAA GTGTCAATGGTACTCAGATATGCCCAGTCTCAATTACTGTAGCAGAAGACTATGGTTTTTATGGTAACATTCCTCGCCTCCGCTATCTACGCTTGGATGGAAATGAAATTCAGCCTCCAATTCCATTGGACATCATGATATGTTTCCGACTACTGCAGGCTGTTGTCATATAA